The following coding sequences are from one Humulus lupulus chromosome X, drHumLupu1.1, whole genome shotgun sequence window:
- the LOC133806637 gene encoding uncharacterized protein LOC133806637: MNSTILTLIPKMEHPKTAADYRPIAYCTTLYKCISKMLCHRVSGILPKLVNQNQGAFIKDRSLAHNVLILQDLLKGYNRKYSSPRCLLKIDLSKAYDSIDWDFLENLLKAFNFPDRFIRWIMTCMRGASYCLMLNGRLHGNFQGGKGLRQGDPISPLLFVIVMEYLTRSLLQAAKGKGFKFHPLCKSLNLINLCFADDLLVVCKANSSSIQIIQHSLEEFSAASVLVINKSKSRVYFGGISDQDKAGLLNIFQLKEGEFPMTYLGLPLRPTKWKAMDCDIILKKVRQRLCVWASRNLSYAGRVQLIQSVLLGIRNYWMSIFLLPQSVLKEIDHLCRLFLWGGKGNRSKFHLTSWELVCCPKSHGGLGFKEGPLWNRLLLSKFIWAISSKQDLLWVKWVNSNGKLILSRLYQLILSSSPKPIMNSVWCSTSVPNHKFILWRVLQDVFDWLQGLRWPPIYTDWCSWLEADRKNITDQITIAALAASVYYIWLTRNKCYFDSSCFLVSTVSSLIKTSVSARLIGLKLRSKARTSRAIQMNQFLSRLY; the protein is encoded by the exons ATGAATAGCACGATTCTAACTCTTATTCCTAAGATGGAACATCCGAAAACAGCTGCTGACTATAGACCAATCGCCTACTGCACTACTCTTTACAAATGCATTTCCAAAATGCTTTGTCATAGAGTGTCTGGTATCCTTCCAAAGTTGGTTAACCAAAACCAAGGGGCGTTTATAAAAGACAGATCTCTTGCCCATAATGTCTTAATTCTTCAAGATCTCTTAAAGGGTTATAACAGGAAGTATAGCTCTCCTCGTTGCTTACTGAAGATTGACTTGAGCAAAGCCTATGACTCAATAGATTGGGACTTTCTTGAAAACTTGCTGAAAGCTTTTAATTTTCCTGATCGCTTCATAAGATGGATCATGACTTGTATGAGAGGTGCTTCCTATTGTCTTATGTTGAATGGTCGTCTTCATGGTAACTTTCAAGGAGGTAAAGGTCTTCGCCAAGGCGATCCCATATCTCCGTTACTTTTTGTTATAGTTATGGAGTACCTCACCCGTTCCTTACTTCAAGCAGCTAAAGGAAAAGGTTTCAAATTCCATCCGCTTTGTAAATCTTTAAATCTAATTAATCTGTGTTTCGCCGATGACTTACTTGTTGTGTGTAAAGCAAACTCTAGCTCCATTCAAATTATTCAGCATTCTTTAGAGGAGTTTTCAGCAGCCTCTGTTCTAGTTATTAACAAAAGCAAATCCAGAGTTTACTTTGGTGGAATTTCGGACCAAGATAAAGCTGGTTTACTGAATATTTTTCAGCTGAAAGAAGGTGAGTTTCCCATGACTTATCTTGGTCTGCCTTTGAGACCAACGAAGTGGAAGGCAATGGACTGTGATATAATTCTAAAGAAGGTTAGACAGAGACTTTGTGTTTGGGCGAGTAGGAACCTTTCCTATGCAGGGCGGGTGCAGTTGATCCAATCTGTTTTGTTGGGTATTAGGAACTACTGGATGAGCATCTTCCTTTTACCTCAAAGTGTCCTCAAGGAGATTGATCATCTTTGCAGATTATTTCTTTGGGGAGGTAAAGGAAATAGGAGCAAATTTCATCTTACTTCTTGGGAGTTAGTTTGCTGCCCTAAGAGTCATGGTGGATTAGGTTTCAAGGAGGGGCCTCTTTGGAATAGATTGCTATTATCTAAATTCATTTGGGCTATCTCTTCTAAGCAGGACTTGCTCTGGGTAAAATGGGTTAACT CTAATGGGAAGCTGATCTTGTCTAGATTGTATCAGCTGATTTTGTCCAGCAGCCCAAAGCCTATCATGAATTCAGTTTGGTGTTCTACTTCAGTGCCTAATCACAAATTCATCCTTTG GAGAGTTTTGCAGGATGTTTTTGACTGGTTGCAAGGGCTCCGATGGCCTCCTATCTACACAGACTGGTGCAGCTGGCTGGAGGCTGATAGGAAGAACATTACAGACCAGATCACTATTGCAGCTCTAGCAGCTTCAGTGTATTACATTTGGCTTACTCGGAACAAATGCTATTTTGACAGCAGCTGTTTTTTAGTTTCTACTGTTTCTAGTCTCATTAAAACCTCTGTTTCAGCTAGATTAATTGGCTTAAAGCTTCGTTCTAAGGCTAGGACTTCTAGAGCTATTCAAATGAATCAATTTCTGTCTAGACTGTATTGA
- the LOC133806638 gene encoding uncharacterized protein LOC133806638 — MGTCFYGWNYHNSIRVEGRILLIWKESWVKVEVIKDHHQFLHCKVKFCITGQEFCFTVVYGSNQLDTRKLLWSKLSSLSLPIKPWLIMGDFNAAFDPNDRRGGRCILHKELEDARNWLDHGLVEEMKLLGTFYTWSNNQEGDKRIYSKLDRVFVNEDWLDGFPSVIAVASWEHDLKKFNWRIIGDVARSYEDCKTEFQKARYDLFSDPRNQTLASAERVAFQRFKQQEKVYGSYLRQKSKMEWIQFGNENSSYFHAYIKQRKRANRIAYYISEDGKVEDSYPKVISHFLNHFKSVLGCSIKASGKVDYVISDLGPVLSVEDQLALIKPFSNKDVKTAMFSISFIKSPGPDGFGAGFFKSLWKDMGKEISKAVLEFF, encoded by the exons ATGGGTACTTGCTTTTACGGCTGGAATTATCATAACAGTATAAGGGTGGAGGGTAGAATTCTTTTAATATGGAAGGAAAGTTGGGTCAAGGTGGAAGTCATTAAAGACCATCATCAATTTCTTCACTGTAAAGTTAAATTCTGTATCACTGGTCAGGAATTTTGCTTCACAGTGGTGTATGGATCTAATCAATTGGATACTAGGAAACTGCTCTGGTCTAAATTGTCTTCTTTGTCTCTTCCAATTAAACCTTGGCTTATTATGGGAGATTTTAATGCTGCTTTTGACCCTAATGATAGAAGAGGTGGCAGGTGTATTCTGCATAAAGAGCTTGAAGATGCTAGAAATTGGCTTGATCATGGGCTGGTGGAAGAAATGAAATTATTGGGTACTTTTTACACTTGGTCCAATAATCAAGAAGGGGATAAACGAATTTACTCTAAACTAGATAGAGTTTTTGTCAATGAGGACTGGCTGGATGGCTTTCCATCTGTTATTGCAGTTGCTAGTTGGGAG CATGATTTGAAAAAGTTCAACTGGAGAATAATTGGAGATGTGGCCAGAAGCTATGAAGACTGTAAAACTGAGTTTCAAAAGGCTCGGTATGATCTTTTCTCAGACCCTCGGAATCAGACTTTAGCTTCAGCAGAGAGAGTTGCTTTTCAGAGATTTAAACAACAAGAAAAGGTTTATGGCAGCTATCTTAGACAAAAAAGTAAGATGGAGTGGATCCAATTTGGCAATGAAAATTCTTCATACTTTCATGCCTATATAAAGCAACGGAAGAGAGCTAATAGGATTGCTTATTATATATCTGAAGATGGTAAAGTTGAGGACAGTTATCCAAAGGTTATTTCTCACTTTCTTAACCATTTTAAATCAGTCCTGGGTTGTTCTATCAAAGCTTCAGGGAAAGTCGATTATGTTATATCTGATTTGGGACCTGTTTTGAGTGTTGAAGACCAGTTGGCTCTCATCAAACCTTTCTCAAACAAAGATGTTAAAACAGCTATGTTTAGTATCAGCTTTATTAAGAGCCCAGGTCCAGATGGTTTTGGGGCGGGATTCTTCAAAAGCTTATGGAAAGACATGGGGAAGGAGATTTCTAAGgctgttcttgaatttttttga
- the LOC133805145 gene encoding filament-like plant protein 4 → MDRRSWPWKKKSSDKAAAEKAAAAADAAAASLATVGSQNEEPYKKPNYVQISVDQYSHLTGLEDQVKTYEEQVKTLDDQITELNEKLTAAQTEMTNKDNLVKQHAKVAEEAVSGWEKAEAEAVALKTHLESVTLAKLTVEDRASHLDGALKECMRQIRNLKEEHEQKLQDVILTKNKQCEKIKLELEAKLENLDQELRRSDAENAAISRSLQERSNMLMKISEEKSQAEADIEHLKGNIESCEREINSLKYELHVASRELEIRNEEKNMSMRSAEVANKQHMEGVKKIAKLEAECQRLRGLVRKKLPGPAALAQMKLEVESLGRESRDYGDSRVRRSPVKPSSPHLSHVTEFSLDNVQKYQKENEFLTERLLGMEEETKMLKEALAKRNSELQASRSMCAKTASKLQSLEAQIQISNQHKTSPKSIVPITTEGSFSQNASNPPSLTSMSEDGNDDDRSCAESWATALISELSHFKKEKNNEKSDQADKPNHLNLMDDFLEMEKLACLSNDSNGTISGSDSTNSKISGVNRDASEVIADKDIHSEQQCNSNSLENQQPPSNVESSDEQQLPLMNLRSRISVLLESVSKDTDVGTILEDIKCAIQETRDTLPQHTVSCISEDVHCSDARSDRQVNPEDAGLIAEKEISPSQPARESGQISKDLAAAISQIHDFVTFLGKEAMVVHDTFTAGDGFSQRIEEFSDTFNKVMHSNLSLLDFVLDLSRVLAKASELRFNVLGFKGHKSETNSPDCIDKVALPENKVVLKDSNEVYQNGCAHISNSASHPEIPDDGNIVSSYESNANSCKISLEEFEQLKSEKNNLALDLTRCTENLEMTKSQLQETEQLLAEAKSQLASVQNSNSLSETQLKCMAESYRSLETKAQELEIELNLLRVKTDSMETELQDEKKNHQDALARCKELQEQLQRKESSYDNEVENSQEKELAAAAEKLAECQETIFLLGKQLKNMRPQPEFMGSPYSERSQKGEGEEEPTTSGLNLLEPDQAELESAASATHNRVGAESPIDLYNSACSPSHTEANILKSPVNSKNPINKSPKSGSSTSSSSATPEKHSRGFSRFFSSKGKNGH, encoded by the exons ATGGACCGGAGGAGTTGGCCCTGGAAGAAGAAATCATCGGACAAAGCTGCAGCTGAAAAAGCAGCCGCAGCAGCAGATGCAGCAGCTGCTTCTTTGGCTACAGTGGGGAGCCAGAATGAG GAACCCTACAAAAAACCAAATTATGTTCAAATCTCGGTGGATCAATATTCACATCTGACGGGTTTGGAAGATCAAGTGAAGACATATGAGGAGCAAGTCAAGACATTGGATGATCAGATTACTGAATTGAATGAGAAGCTCACAGCAGCACAGACAGAGATGACTAACAAGGACAATCTGGTGAAACAGCATGCTAAAGTTGCTGAAGAAGCTGTCTCAG GTTGGGAAAAGGCAGAAGCAGAAGCTGTTGCGTTAAAAACTCATCTGGAATCTGTGACTCTCGCAAAGCTCACAGTTGAAGATCGAGCATCACATTTGGATGGTGCTCTCAAAGAGTGCATGCGGCAGATACGAAATTTGAAGGAAGAACATGAGCAAAAGTTGCAAGATGTTATTCTTACAAAAAACAAACAATGTGAGAAGATTAAGCTTGAGCTGGAAGCAAAGTTAGAAAACTTAGATCAAGAACTCCGAAGGTCTGATGCTGAAAATGCTGCTATATCAAGGTCTTTACAAGAGCGTTCAAATATGCTCATGAAGATAAGTGAAGAGAAATCACAAGCTGAGGCAGATATTGAGCATTTGAAGGGTAACATTGAATCTTGTGAGAGGGAAATAAATTCATTGAAATACGAACTTCATGTTGCTTCTAGAGAGCTAGAAATTCGCAACGAAGAAAAGAACATGAGCATGAGGTCTGCAGAAGTAGCCAACAAGCAGCACATGGAAGGTGTCAAAAAGATAGCTAAGCTTGAAGCAGAGTGCCAGAGATTGCGCGGTCTTGTGCGGAAGAAGCTGCCAGGTCCTGCTGCACTTGCACAAATGAAGCTAGAGGTTGAGAGTTTAGGACGTGAGTCACGTGATTATGGCGACTCGCGTGTAAGAAGGTCTCCTGTTAAGCCTTCAAGTCCACACCTATCCCATGTGACTGAGTTTTCTCTTGACAATGTACAGAAATATCAGAAGGAAAATGAATTTCTCACTGAACGCTTATTAGGTATGGAAGAAGAAACAAAAATGCTGAAAGAAGCTTTGGCAAAACGCAATAGTGAATTGCAAGCTTCTAGAAGCATGTGTGCTAAGACTGCTAGCAAGCTTCAAAGTTTGGAAGCACAAATTCAAATCAGCAATCAACACAAAACTTCTCCGAAGTCTATTGTTCCAATAACCACTGAAGGTTCTTTCAGTCAGAACGCTAGCAACCCACCCAGCTTGACCTCCATGTCTGAAGATGGAAATGACGATGACAGAAGCTGTGCCGAGTCTTGGGCTACTGCATTGATCTCTGAGCTCTCTCATTTCAAGAAAGAGAAGAACAACGAAAAGTCAGACCAGGCTGATAAACCGAACCATTTAAATCTTATGGACGACTTTTTGGAAATGGAGAAATTGGCTTGTTTGTCCAATGATTCTAATGGAACCATCTCTGGATCAGATTCGACAAACAGTAAGATTTCTGGAGTTAACCGTGATGCTTCTGAAGTCATCGCCGACAAAGACATCCATTCAGAACAACAATGTAATTCAAATTCTTTGGAAAATCAACAACCTCCCTCTAATGTGGAATCATCTGATGAACAACAGCTGCCATTGATGAATCTCCGATCAAGAATTTCTGTACTATTGGAGTCTGTGTCAAAGGACACTGATGTGGGGACCATTTTGGAGGATATCAAATGTGCCATCCAGGAGACACGTGATACTCTTCCCCAGCACACTGTAAGTTGTATTTCTGAAGATGTTCATTGTTCAGATGCCAGATCTGATAGGCAGGTTAATCCAGAAGATGCTGGCTTAATTGCTGAAAAGGAAATTTCTCCTTCCCAGCCAGCCAGGGAAAGTGGGCAGATTAGCAAAGACTTAGCTGCTGCCATTTCTCAGatccatgattttgtaacctTTTTGGGCAAAGAAGCTATGGTAGTCCACGACACTTTCACAGCAGGCGATGGATTCAGCCAGAGGATTGAAGAATTCTCTGATACCTTTAATAAAGTCATGCACAGCAACCTAAGTTTACTTGATTTTGTTCTTGACCTTTCCCGTGTTTTAGCAAAAGCTAGTGAACTCAGGTTTAATGTTCTAGGTTTCAAAGGACATAAATCAGAAACTAACAGTCCTGATTGCATTGACAAGGTTGCACTACCAGAAAATAAGGTTGTTCTAAAGGATTCAAATGAAGTATACCAAAACGGCTGTGCCCACATATCTAATTCTGCTTCACACCCTGAGATTCCTGACGATGGAAATATTGTGTCTAGCTATGAGTCAAATGCTAATTCATGCAAAATCTCACTGGAGGAGTTTGAACAATTGAAGTCAGAGAAAAATAACCTTGCATTGGATCTAACAAGATGTACAGAAAATCTGGAGATGACCAAGTCTCAGTTGCAGGAAACCGAGCAGCTTCTTGCAGAAGCTAAATCACAATTGGCTTCTGTGCAGAATTCAAATAGCTTGTCTGAGACGCAGTTGAAGTGCATGGCAGAATCATACAGGTCACTTGAAACCAAGGCCCAGGAGTTGGAAATTGAGCTGAACCTGCTCCGGGTCAAGACGGACAGTATGGAAACTGAGCTTCAAGATGAAAAGAAGAATCATCAGGATGCGTTGGCAAGATGTAAAGAGCTTCAAGAGCAGTTACAAAG GAAGGAGAGCAGCTATGATAATGAAGTCGAGAACAGCCAG GAGAAAGAGTTGGCAGCTGCAGCAGAAAAGCTAGCCGAGTGTCAAGAAACCATATTTCTTCTCGGTAAGCAGTTGAAAAATATGCGTCCTCAACCAGAGTTCATGGGATCTCCGTACAGTGAAAGGAGTCAAAAGGGTGAAGGTGAAGAGGAGCCTACTACTAGTGGCCTGAACTTGCTGGAGCCTGATCAGGCTGAGCTAGAAAGTGCTGCTTCTGCCACTCATAACAGAGTAGGAGCCGAGTCTCCCATTGACTTGTATAACTCCGCATGTAGCCCGTCTCACACAGAAGCAAACATCTTGAAATCACCAGTCAATTCAAAGAATCCTATAAACAAATCCCCCAAGTCAGGTTCCTCAACCTCATCTTCTTCAGCAACACCAGAGAAACATTCCCGCGGGTTCAGCAGATTCTTTTCCTCCAAAGGGAAGAATGGTCATTAG